The following DNA comes from Enterobacter sp. SA187.
TTCGGCCTCGCCAGCAATATCGGTTTTGGTGAGCAGAATGCGGTCGGCATAGCCCACCTGCGACTGGGCCAGGGTGAACTGGTTCATCTGCTCATCGGCATGCACCGCGTCCACCAGCGCGATCACGCCGTCCAGCAGGTAGCGCTGGCAGATAATTTCATGATTGAAGAAGGTCTGAATAATCGGACCGGGATCGGCCATGCCGGTGCATTCGATCACCAGACGGTCAAATTCGATGTCGCCTTTGTCGAGGCTGTCGAGCAGATCCAGCAGCGCGTCCTGTAATTCATTAGAACGACTACAGCAGATACAGCCGTTGGTCAGGGTTTTGATCTGCGTGGCGCGATCGCCGATCAGCTGAGTATCGACGGAGACTTCCCCGAACTCATTTTCAATGACGGCAATTTTATAACCGTGCTGTTCATTGAGGATATGGCGCAGCAGGGTGGTTTTTCCTGCGCCAAGAAAACCGGTGAGAAGGGTGACGGCAATCGGGGTCATGAGGTTTCCTTCTTAACAGCAGCTGCTTCCGCCGCTGCCATAGCGTGCTTC
Coding sequences within:
- the yjiA gene encoding GTPase, whose translation is MTPIAVTLLTGFLGAGKTTLLRHILNEQHGYKIAVIENEFGEVSVDTQLIGDRATQIKTLTNGCICCSRSNELQDALLDLLDSLDKGDIEFDRLVIECTGMADPGPIIQTFFNHEIICQRYLLDGVIALVDAVHADEQMNQFTLAQSQVGYADRILLTKTDIAGEAEPLRERLARINARAPVYTVIHGETDLALLFNTHGFMLEETIVPAKPRFHFMSDKQNDIASIVVEMDYPVDISEVSRVMENLLLSFAEKLLRYKGMLWIDGEPNRLLFQGVQRLYSADWDRPWGDEPPHSQLVFIGVQLPEEEIRAAFMGLKK